The Porphyromonadaceae bacterium W3.11 genome segment CAGTATAAATTACGCACTTCAGCAAATCCCTACTCTTTCAGCCATAGTGGCTTACAACTAACCCTAAAGAAAATCTCCACAGATCTGCACTCAAATCTGATAGGATGATTCTTATTGTTACTTTCTCTACAGATTACTTAGCAAAGGTTACAGCACGGGTCTCGCGAATCACTGTGATCTTAACCTGACCAGGATAGGTCATCTCGTCCTGTATCTTCTGAGCGATCTCTCCTGATAATTGAGTAGCACCTGCATCATCTATCTTATCAGCACCCACAATTACTCTTAGCTCTCTACCTGCCTGGATAGCATAAGTCTTAATCACTCCAGGGTAAGAGAGTGCTAATTTCTCAAGGTCATTCAGACGTTTGATGTACGCCTCTGCAATTTCACGACGCGCTCCAGGACGTGCACCACTGATCGCATCACAGGCCTGAACAATAGGAGCGATAAGTGTCTCCATCTCTATTTCGTCGTGGTGAGCACCTACAGCATTACAGATATCTGGTTTCTCCTTATATCGTTCACAGATCTTCATCCCTAGTAAAGCATGTGGTAATTCTGGCTCCTCATCACTCACCTTACCAATATCATGTAGCAAGCCTGCACGCTTAGCCTTCTTAGGATTAAGCCCTAGCTCCGATGCCATCACAGCACACAGGTTAGCAGTCTCCCTTGAGTGTTGTAATAAGTTCTGTCCATAGCTTGAGCGGTACTTCATCTTACCAACTAAGCGAACCAACTCAGGATGCAATCCATGGACACCTAGATCTATCATCGTCCTCTTACCAGTTTCTACGATCTCCTCCTCGATTTGAGACCGAACCTTAGCCACCACCTCTTCTATTCGAGCTGGATGGATTCGTCCATCTTGGACTAGCTGATGCAGGGTAAGTCTAGCGATCTCACGACGAACAGGATCAAAGCAAGATAAGACAATAGCCTCCGGAGTATCATCCACAATCACCTCCACTCCTGTAGCGGCCTCAAGAGCACGTATATTTCGACCCTCACGGCCTATGATACGACCCTTCATCTCATCATTCTCTATATGGAATACGGTCACAGCATTTTCAATTGCTGTTTCGGTAGCAATTCGCTGAATAGACTTCACAACCAGCTTCTTGGCTTCTTGATTAGCAGTCATCTTAGCTTCATCAATAATATCAGCCACAAGTGATGCCGCAGCAGCCTTAGCCTGATCTTGAATGCTATTAACCAACTGTTCTTTTGCCTCCTCTGCCGAAAGTCCACTAATGACCTCTAGTTGCTTCTCAGCTTCACTCTTTAGGACTTCTAGAGCTGCCTCTCGAGCTTGTATATCAGACCAGCCCTGCTCAAGCTTCTTCTCATTCTCTCTTTGAGACTTTTCTAATCTTACTTTTTCGGCCTCTTGTTCCCTCGAAATCTTATTGAGGTCGTCTTGCAGCCCTTGAAGTGAATGCTCTCTATTTTTGAGCTTACTCTCCCAACTCTGAACGCGACTCTGGCGTTGCTGCATCTCCTTATCTAGCTCAGCCTTATTCTTTATGGCCTCTTCCCTTACCT includes the following:
- the rny gene encoding ribonuclease Y, which codes for MGNIFVAIGVAIVFLAVGGFFLWKELKKKAIEERDAYIANAKEDLEILKKNKLLEVREEAIKNKAELDKEMQQRQSRVQSWESKLKNREHSLQGLQDDLNKISREQEAEKVRLEKSQRENEKKLEQGWSDIQAREAALEVLKSEAEKQLEVISGLSAEEAKEQLVNSIQDQAKAAAASLVADIIDEAKMTANQEAKKLVVKSIQRIATETAIENAVTVFHIENDEMKGRIIGREGRNIRALEAATGVEVIVDDTPEAIVLSCFDPVRREIARLTLHQLVQDGRIHPARIEEVVAKVRSQIEEEIVETGKRTMIDLGVHGLHPELVRLVGKMKYRSSYGQNLLQHSRETANLCAVMASELGLNPKKAKRAGLLHDIGKVSDEEPELPHALLGMKICERYKEKPDICNAVGAHHDEIEMETLIAPIVQACDAISGARPGARREIAEAYIKRLNDLEKLALSYPGVIKTYAIQAGRELRVIVGADKIDDAGATQLSGEIAQKIQDEMTYPGQVKITVIRETRAVTFAK